The nucleotide window AAACCTAGTAAGTTCGCTACAGCGATAAACATAATTAATGTAATCCCTAATACGTGGAACTGACCACCTGTTTTCCAGTCCATATTGCTTTTAATGATCCCTTTCACGAAGTCCATAATCCACTCCATGAAGTTTTGCATACCTGTTGGCTTAAGCTTTAGGTTGCGTGTGGAAATAAATGCGATTAAAAATACGATAACCGCCGTAACAATTAACATCAACACAGTTGATTTGTTAAATATTAACGTGAAATCTCCAAATAGCTTTAGATGAAACTCTGGATTTTTATGATCCATTTTTGCATTCACCTCTCTTTCATTTTAGTGATGTTTGACAAGATGTACAATTCGCTCAACTACGAGAAAAATGTACGGAATCATTAGCCCAATAACGGTACTAACTAAATGAAATTTCTCTGGCAACGACATGGCGATTGCAACTGCGGCAACACCTGAGCCAAAGCGTAAGGCTGTACCTATTGATGATGCCTTTCTTCCTTCACTAATCGAACGGTCGAAGTTGTCCATTCGTCGAACTAAAATCCAAAAGTTGTATGTACCGAAGAATGCACCTAAACCTAGTCCTGCGAAGATGCTAGCATATGGCGTAAAAGCCCATCCTAGTACACAGAGGGCGAGCAAAAAAAATAACACTTTCTTTTGCTTAGCGAAAATGTAGTGCAAATCTTCCATTGGCAATAAGTCTCCTGAATTTTTTTCGAGTAAAGAATTGATGCTGACCAGTCAGTAAATTCAAAAACTATTGAATATACTGAAGTATGAGGTTAAATAAATATGTAGCAAGGTTTGTCTTGGAGTAAATTTCTACATACGAAAGCTTTAACCTTTATGGATGTGAATCCAGACGCATCAAACTGTTGTAAATTAACAATTGGAATCCAACTGTTAATTCAGTAGAAACTTGATATAATAAGTGATTCAAACTTTGAAACCCTTATCATTCTTACCCTTTGTTAGCATACAATAGGCGATATTTGATGTCAATTAGTAATGGTGAAAAACTTCACAATCCCTCTAATGTTGTCAAATTGTCGACAAATTTGTGAAGAGTGATTTTGGACGTGAAGTTTGTCCCATTTCCTTATATTGAAAAAGTTATTTTAGCATTACTGCTTCGCTAAAAACTCAATAAGCGCTTGCACAATTCGCTCCGATGCATGGCCATCACCATACGGATTAGATGCATGTGCCATCGCATGATATGCTTCCTTGTCAACAAGCAATTCATTTGCTAAACGATAAATCGTGTCCTCATCTGTACCAGCAAGCTTTAATGTACCTGCTGCAATCCCTTCAGGTCGCTCTGTTGTATCACGCAGCACAAGCACGGGCTTGCCTAATGAAGGTGCCTCCTCCTGCACACCACCAGAATCCGTCAAAATCATATATGAACGCGCTGCGATATTATGGAAATCAAATACTTCTAATGGTTCAATTAAATGAATGCGCTCATCATTACCTAGCACATCATTCGCAATTTCACGTACAACTGGATTCATATGAACAGGATAGACAACTTGAATATCATTATGCTCCGCTAATAAACGTTTAATGGCATGGAACATATTGCGCATTGGCTCACCTAAATTTTCACGGCGATGCGCTGTTAATAAAATCATTCGATCTGCGCCAATTTTTTCGAGCACCGGGTGGCTGTATGTTTCGCTAACAGTCGTTTTTAATGCATCAATCGCTGTATTACCTGTTACGAAAATAGCCTCAGCAGGCTTGTTTTCACGCAGTAAATTTTCCTCTGACTGCTTTGTTGGGGCAAAATGTAAATCTGCCATAACCCCCGTTAGCTGACGGTTCATTTCCTCAGGATATGGCGAATACTTTTGTCCTGTTCGAAGACCTGCCTCCACATGTCCAATCGCAATTTGATTGTAAAATGCAGCTAAGCTCCCGATAAATGTAGTTGCGGTATCACCATGCACCAACACGATATCAGGCTTTGCTTCTTTCATGACCGCGTCTAACCCTTGCAAAGCATTTGTCGCTACATCTACAAGCGTTTGGCGGTCCTTCATAATGTTTAAATCGTAATCTGGCTTAATTTTAAATGTTTCCAACACTTGATCAAGCATTTGACGATGCTGTGCTGTCACGGTCACAATTGACTCAACTTGCTCATGCTTTTCTAGCTCTAATACAAGCGGTGCCATTTTAATTGCCTCCGGACGCGTACCGAAAATCGTCATTACTTTAAATTTCGTCATTCCGAATTCTCCAGTCTATAAAAATTAATTTAGGGTGTCTCAAAATTTCTTTTCAGACAACCCCTTCAATTTTATTTTGTACCGAATAAACGGTCTCCCGCATCACCTAATCCAGGTACAATATAGCCATGATCATTTAATTTTTCATCCAATGCTGCAATATAAATATCTACATCGCCATGTACTTTTTGAATTGCCTCTACCCCTTCTGGAGCCGCAATTAAGCACATAAATTTAATATTTTTCGCACCGCGCTTTTTCAAAGAATTAATGGCTTCTACTGCAGAGCCACCAGTTGCTAGCATCGGGTCAACAATAATGAAATCGCGCTCCTCAACATCTGCTGGTAGCTTCGCATAATATTCAATCGGCTTTAATGTTTCAGGGTCACGATATAATCCAATATGCCCTACTTTTGCAGCTGGGATTAAATTTAAAACGCCATCTACCATGCCGATTCCTGCACGCAAAATTGGCACAATAGCTAGCTTTTTACCTGATAAAACTTTTGATTTTGCTGTTGTAACAGGCGTTTCTACTTCAATTTCTTCTAGTGGCATTTCACGCGTAATTTCAAATGCCATTAATGTTGCTACTTCGTCAACAAGCTCACGAAATTCCTTCGTTCCTGTGTTTTTGTCACGAATATACGTTAATTTGTGTTGAATTAATGGATGATCGAATACATATACTTTGCTCATGGCGGCTCTCTCCTAACTATTGTTTATCCTTCATTAGCTTATAATTAATGAAGTTTCACTTTTTCTAAATAAGTATAACAAAAAAAGCCTATGCTGTGTTGTAGAACATGATATCGGCGGGTTTGGATTGTTTATCGGCGATTTTTATAACATATCGGCGTTTCTTTTAAATATATCAGCGACTACCAAAAAGAGCAGCGACAATGATTGTCGTTGCTCTTCTTTCATTAAGCATATAATGGGAATTTATCTGTTAACGCTTTTACACGTGCTTTAGCTTCCTCTTGTACAGCTGCATCTTCAACATTTTTTAAGACAGATGCAATGATTAGGCCTACCTCTTTCACGTCTTCCTCTTTGAAGCCACGTGATGTAACAGCAGGTGTACCGATACGAATACCTGATGTCACAAATGGTGATTCAGTGTCATAAGGAATTGTATTTTTATTTGTTGTGATACCGACTGCATCTAATGCATGCTCTGCTACTTTACCTGTTAAACCAAGAGATTTTACATTTAATAGTACGATATGGTTGTCCGTACCGTTAGAAACGATTTCTACACCTTCAGCGATTAATGTTTCTGCTAATACGCGTGCGTTTGCTTTAACTTGCTTTGCATATTCCTTGAATTCTGGTTGTAATGCTTCGCCGAATGCTACTGCTTTCGCTGCGATAACATGCATTAATGGACCACCTTGAATTCCTGGGAATACCGACTTATTTAATTTTTGCTCCCATTCCTTTGAAGCTAAAATTAAACCACCGCGTGGACCACGTAATGTTTTGTGCGTTGTAGATGTTACGAAGTCAGCATATGGTACTGGTGATTGGTGCTCACCTGCTGCAACTAAGCCTGCAATATGCGCCATATCTACCATGAAGTATGCACCGATTTCGTCTGCGATTTCACGGAATTTTTTGAAGTCAATTTCGCGTGGATATGCAGATGCACCTGCAACGATTAATTTCGGTTTATGCTCTAAAGCCTTTTGACGAACATCTTCGTAATCGATTACGTGTGTATCTTTCGTTACACCGTACTCTACGAAATTATATAAAATACCAGAGAAGTTTACTGGTGAGCCATGCGTTAAGTGACCGCCATGTGAAAGATTCATACCAAGCACTGTATCGCCTGGCTCTAAAATTGTATGATACACAGCCATATTTGCTTGCGCACCAGAGTGTGGCTGTACGTTTGCGTATTCAGCACCGAATAGCTCTTTAATGCGATCGCGTGCGATATCTTCTACTACATCGACATGCTCACAGCCACCATAGTAGCGTTTGCCTGGGTAGCCTTCTGCATATTTATTCGTTAATACAGAGCCTTGAGCTTCCATTACAGCTTCTGATACGAAATTTTCAGATGCGATTAGTTCGATGTTCGCTTGCTGACGCTTTTTCTCTGCTAAAATACCATCTAGTACTGCCTTGTCCTGTGCTGCTAACTTTTCAAATGCCATGTAAAATTCCTCCCAAAAGTAAATTATTCATATTGTGCACGCACGCCGCCAATTAGTTTCGGGCGTGTCGTTGCTACTGTTACGACTGCTTCACCTAGTGTTTTCACTGATGTGCGGATTGGAACTGCTACTGCTTTTAAGTGCATGCCTATTAATGTTTGACCAATATCAATACCTGCATGTGCTTGTACATTTTCCACGACAACTGGCTTGTGCATTTGCGTGTAAGCGTAAGCTGACATCGAGCCACCTGCTGTTTTTACTGGAACAACGTGTACAGGCTCTAGCTGATATTTTTGTGCGGCTGCATATTCAAGTGTTAAAGCACGATTAATATGCTCACAGCCTTGGAAAGCTAAATATAATTGATGGCGTTCAGCAAACTTTTGTAGCTCCGTATAAATTGCTGTCGCTACATCCATCGCCCCTGCTGTTCCGATGGTCTCACCGATTACCTCAGATGTCGAGCAACCAACAACAAATAATTGCTCTGGCTGGAACACTACTTGCTGCTCTAAGTCACTTAACAATGTTGATAGCGTTGTCTGTAAATTACTCACATTTGTCATTTATTACACTTCCAGCTCTGAAAGCTTTTCTACGCGGCGTGTATGACGTCCACCTTCAAATTCAGTGCTTAGCCAAGTTGCTACGATTTCACGCGCTAGACCTGGTCCAATAACGCGTTCGCCCATTGCTAATACATTGGAATCATTATGACAGCGTGTCGCTTTTGCAGAAAATACGTCATGCACTAAAGCGCAACGAATTCCTTTTACTTTGTTTGCTGCGATTGACATGCCAATCCCTGTACCGCAAATTAAAATGCCTCGTTCAAATTTTCCAGACGCAACACCTTCAGAAACAGGCTTTGCATAGTCTGGATAATCAACAGATTCATCAGATTGTGGACCGAAATCTTCATAGCTAATGCCTAAGTCATCTAACAGAGACATAATTTCACGGCGTAAATTATTACCGCCATGGTCAGAAGAAATTGCAATTTTCAACGAAGCTCCCTCTTTTCACGATATATTCACCAATAGTGTACCATTTATTCCAGCAGAAAAACATTCTTTTCAACTAGAATAATGAAAGTTTTTTAACAAAACACGAACATTGTATAATTATTATGCTTAAAAGTTCATTTTTTATTCTTTTTCTATACTGATTATCTTCTTGATATTCGTATTTGGAAAATTTACAGAAATTTCTTATGATTAAGCATATGCTTATATTTATTAGAAATCTCTCTCAATTACGCCCTACAAAGAAAGGGCTCTTCTAAAAAAATATTAAAAAGAAAACTCGAACAACTTAGTTAGGCTGTTTGAGTTTCCTCTCTGTAATGCTTTTTTATTGTGCGTTGTTTGAGCGATCAAATCGAGCAATTACTTTATATAATTCATTTGATTGCAGCTGAAGATTTTCACATAAGCTTTGCGTCTGTTCAATTTCCATTGCTTGCTCCTCTGTAATCACGCGAACTTCCTGTGCCCCAGCAGATGTTTCCTCTGCAATTGCGGCAACCTCTTGCGACTGCTGTGCCGTTAACTCAATGCTGCCTAGCTGCTGCTGTGTTAATGAAGAAATATCTACTACGGCATGTGCAACTTCCTCCACATTTTGTACCATACTATCAACTGTTGCTGTCGTTTCAGATACACGTGCTGATTCTTGTGTAGCGAATGCAACTTGCCCATTCATCTGCTTCACAACAAGCTCTACATTTTGCTGCATTGCTTGAATAATGCCTGTAATTCCTTGTACTGCCTTCGCACTTTCGTCTGCTAAAATACGAACTTCCTCTGCAACAACAGCAAAGCCTTTCCCATGCTCTCCAGCTCTCGCTGCTTCAATTGACGCATTTAATGCAAGTAAATTCGTTTGTGCTGCAATATCGCCAACTAGTCCGATTATTTGCTCAATTTGCTCCGCATTTTTTTCTAGCTCTTGAATATTACCTAGCGCTTCCTTATTTCCTTGTGCAATTTGTTGAATACTTGTTACAAGACTTTGAATGGCTCCTTTTGTTGCTTCTAAATTATTTAGCATTTGCTTGGAGCCATCTGCAGAATTTGTTGCATGTATATTCACATCAAGTGCCAATTGACGAACATCGACAAGTGCCTCTGCCATTTCCTGAACAGATACAGCTGAAGTTTGTGCACCCTCTGAAATATGTCCCACTGTTTGTGTTACATCATTCGCTTTGCGTGAGGATGCAGTTGTCAGCTCAGATAGCTCGTTAATTGTGGAATTCGTAATATTGTAGTTATTTTCAATTCCATCTACCATGCCACGTAAATTAACTAGCATATGCTGAAACGCCTCTGCTACTGCACGAATCTCATCATTTGTTTTTGGCATTGTAACATCTTGCCCTATTTTCCCTTCAGCTACCCTTGATGCAGCCTGCTCCAATGATTGTAGCGGACGGACTAAAATAATGCTAAAAATTGCCGCTAAAATACAAGACCAAACGATCCCCGCTATGTATGTACTTATTTGGAAAATTTTACTATTAATCGATTCGAAAAACATCGGATGGATAAACTCAATAAATACAAAACTAGTAGAATATGTAACAAAGG belongs to Lysinibacillus louembei and includes:
- a CDS encoding methyl-accepting chemotaxis protein, producing the protein MNNEKRFNLRKKLVLFVGILAFVTYSTSFVFIEFIHPMFFESINSKIFQISTYIAGIVWSCILAAIFSIILVRPLQSLEQAASRVAEGKIGQDVTMPKTNDEIRAVAEAFQHMLVNLRGMVDGIENNYNITNSTINELSELTTASSRKANDVTQTVGHISEGAQTSAVSVQEMAEALVDVRQLALDVNIHATNSADGSKQMLNNLEATKGAIQSLVTSIQQIAQGNKEALGNIQELEKNAEQIEQIIGLVGDIAAQTNLLALNASIEAARAGEHGKGFAVVAEEVRILADESAKAVQGITGIIQAMQQNVELVVKQMNGQVAFATQESARVSETTATVDSMVQNVEEVAHAVVDISSLTQQQLGSIELTAQQSQEVAAIAEETSAGAQEVRVITEEQAMEIEQTQSLCENLQLQSNELYKVIARFDRSNNAQ
- the wecB gene encoding non-hydrolyzing UDP-N-acetylglucosamine 2-epimerase; amino-acid sequence: MTKFKVMTIFGTRPEAIKMAPLVLELEKHEQVESIVTVTAQHRQMLDQVLETFKIKPDYDLNIMKDRQTLVDVATNALQGLDAVMKEAKPDIVLVHGDTATTFIGSLAAFYNQIAIGHVEAGLRTGQKYSPYPEEMNRQLTGVMADLHFAPTKQSEENLLRENKPAEAIFVTGNTAIDALKTTVSETYSHPVLEKIGADRMILLTAHRRENLGEPMRNMFHAIKRLLAEHNDIQVVYPVHMNPVVREIANDVLGNDERIHLIEPLEVFDFHNIAARSYMILTDSGGVQEEAPSLGKPVLVLRDTTERPEGIAAGTLKLAGTDEDTIYRLANELLVDKEAYHAMAHASNPYGDGHASERIVQALIEFLAKQ
- a CDS encoding TIGR01440 family protein, which translates into the protein MTNVSNLQTTLSTLLSDLEQQVVFQPEQLFVVGCSTSEVIGETIGTAGAMDVATAIYTELQKFAERHQLYLAFQGCEHINRALTLEYAAAQKYQLEPVHVVPVKTAGGSMSAYAYTQMHKPVVVENVQAHAGIDIGQTLIGMHLKAVAVPIRTSVKTLGEAVVTVATTRPKLIGGVRAQYE
- the glyA gene encoding serine hydroxymethyltransferase, which encodes MAFEKLAAQDKAVLDGILAEKKRQQANIELIASENFVSEAVMEAQGSVLTNKYAEGYPGKRYYGGCEHVDVVEDIARDRIKELFGAEYANVQPHSGAQANMAVYHTILEPGDTVLGMNLSHGGHLTHGSPVNFSGILYNFVEYGVTKDTHVIDYEDVRQKALEHKPKLIVAGASAYPREIDFKKFREIADEIGAYFMVDMAHIAGLVAAGEHQSPVPYADFVTSTTHKTLRGPRGGLILASKEWEQKLNKSVFPGIQGGPLMHVIAAKAVAFGEALQPEFKEYAKQVKANARVLAETLIAEGVEIVSNGTDNHIVLLNVKSLGLTGKVAEHALDAVGITTNKNTIPYDTESPFVTSGIRIGTPAVTSRGFKEEDVKEVGLIIASVLKNVEDAAVQEEAKARVKALTDKFPLYA
- the upp gene encoding uracil phosphoribosyltransferase, producing MSKVYVFDHPLIQHKLTYIRDKNTGTKEFRELVDEVATLMAFEITREMPLEEIEVETPVTTAKSKVLSGKKLAIVPILRAGIGMVDGVLNLIPAAKVGHIGLYRDPETLKPIEYYAKLPADVEERDFIIVDPMLATGGSAVEAINSLKKRGAKNIKFMCLIAAPEGVEAIQKVHGDVDIYIAALDEKLNDHGYIVPGLGDAGDRLFGTK
- the rpiB gene encoding ribose 5-phosphate isomerase B, giving the protein MKIAISSDHGGNNLRREIMSLLDDLGISYEDFGPQSDESVDYPDYAKPVSEGVASGKFERGILICGTGIGMSIAANKVKGIRCALVHDVFSAKATRCHNDSNVLAMGERVIGPGLAREIVATWLSTEFEGGRHTRRVEKLSELEV
- a CDS encoding ATP synthase subunit I translates to MEDLHYIFAKQKKVLFFLLALCVLGWAFTPYASIFAGLGLGAFFGTYNFWILVRRMDNFDRSISEGRKASSIGTALRFGSGVAAVAIAMSLPEKFHLVSTVIGLMIPYIFLVVERIVHLVKHH